One window from the genome of Pseudomonas frederiksbergensis encodes:
- a CDS encoding response regulator codes for MDIRFTQRLSYKQARLTVLVGFVLGTLLSLVQIGIDYASEDASINREILSLLEISHNPASRIAYNIDAELAQELALGLLRSPAIIGAELIDNNNTVLASVKRPELQSSYRFISDFLFGAQRQFEDRLYLSHLPGESLGVLRLDVDTYSFGSRFLRRAEITLLNGFARSLILTGLLLALFYVMLTKPLVRVIRELSSRDPGTLEQSPLECPSGHQYDEIGVLVSVANQQFENISTEIQQRRTAENRLTDYLAQLENIVSARTAELKAINARLSQSNEELEVARRTALDMADARSAFLANMSHEIRTPLNGLLGMIALSLDGPLTAEQQQQLSIAHDSGKVLVELLNDILDLSKFDAGQLELERIPFDLGSLIEDTANLLSQNAAPSVELACLIDPQFPAQVLGDPTRVRQIVSNLLSNALKFTRFGRVDVRLSQYEGGVRIEVCDTGIGIPQEAQARILQPFTQAGAGITRQFGGTGLGLALTYNLCEAMQGRLTISSEAGFGSQFCADLPLPCHTPAAPIEPLHGNVVAITTSNSGLSELLGMLLPAWGVDYIQRSVDDGLLGLKPDVLVTDCPECLFNLRPTFDAPILLVTAYGSFMPSEEASALAPLLQQARPLARHALYQILRRALQSEATTINEAQIEASAPALRARVLLVEDNPVNQLVAKGMLIKLGCEVVVAAHGAEGLDQLEQREFDLVLMDCNMPVMDGYEASRQIRRSGRWPDLPIVALTANAMPEERERCRAAGMSDYLSKPFRREELAALLDQWVPTTSAL; via the coding sequence ATGGACATCAGGTTCACCCAACGTCTGTCGTACAAACAGGCCCGACTGACCGTCCTGGTGGGTTTCGTGCTGGGCACGTTGCTAAGCCTGGTGCAGATCGGCATCGATTATGCCAGCGAAGACGCGTCGATCAACCGTGAAATCCTCTCGTTGCTGGAAATCAGCCACAACCCGGCCTCGCGCATCGCCTACAACATCGACGCCGAACTCGCCCAGGAACTGGCCCTGGGCCTGTTGCGCTCACCGGCCATCATCGGCGCCGAACTGATCGACAACAACAATACGGTCCTGGCCAGCGTCAAGCGCCCCGAATTACAGAGCAGCTACCGGTTCATCAGTGACTTTCTCTTTGGCGCCCAACGCCAGTTCGAAGACCGGCTCTACCTGAGCCATCTGCCCGGAGAATCCCTGGGTGTGTTGCGGTTGGATGTCGACACGTATTCGTTTGGCAGTCGCTTCCTGCGTCGGGCCGAAATCACCTTGCTCAACGGTTTCGCCCGCAGCCTGATCCTGACCGGCCTGCTGCTGGCGCTGTTCTACGTCATGCTCACAAAGCCGTTGGTGAGGGTCATCCGCGAGCTGAGCAGCCGCGATCCCGGCACCCTCGAACAGAGCCCGCTGGAATGCCCTTCCGGCCATCAATACGATGAAATCGGCGTGCTGGTATCGGTCGCCAACCAGCAGTTCGAAAATATCTCCACCGAGATCCAGCAGCGGCGCACGGCTGAAAATCGCCTCACCGATTACCTGGCGCAACTGGAAAACATCGTTTCGGCGCGCACCGCCGAACTCAAGGCCATCAACGCCCGCCTCAGCCAGTCCAACGAAGAGCTGGAAGTGGCCCGGCGTACCGCCCTGGACATGGCCGACGCACGCTCCGCATTCCTTGCCAACATGAGCCATGAGATCCGCACGCCACTCAACGGCCTGCTCGGGATGATCGCGCTGTCGCTGGACGGCCCGCTGACCGCCGAACAACAGCAACAACTGTCGATTGCCCACGACTCGGGCAAGGTACTGGTCGAGCTGCTGAACGATATCCTCGACCTGTCCAAATTCGACGCCGGTCAATTGGAACTCGAACGCATTCCATTCGACCTGGGTTCGCTGATTGAAGACACCGCCAACCTGCTCTCCCAGAATGCCGCCCCGAGCGTCGAGCTGGCGTGCCTGATCGATCCGCAGTTTCCCGCGCAGGTGCTTGGCGACCCGACCCGCGTCCGCCAGATCGTCAGCAACCTGCTGTCCAACGCCTTGAAGTTCACCCGCTTCGGCCGGGTCGATGTGCGCTTGAGCCAGTACGAAGGCGGCGTGCGGATCGAAGTCTGCGACACCGGCATCGGCATCCCCCAGGAGGCCCAGGCGCGGATTCTCCAGCCGTTCACCCAGGCCGGCGCCGGCATTACTCGCCAGTTCGGCGGCACCGGGTTGGGGCTGGCATTGACCTACAACCTCTGCGAAGCCATGCAGGGCCGGCTGACGATCAGCTCCGAAGCCGGCTTCGGCAGCCAGTTCTGCGCAGACCTGCCGCTGCCTTGCCACACCCCCGCTGCGCCCATCGAGCCCTTGCATGGAAACGTCGTGGCCATTACCACCTCCAACAGCGGGCTGAGCGAACTGCTGGGCATGTTGCTACCCGCCTGGGGAGTGGATTATATCCAGCGTTCCGTCGATGACGGGCTGCTGGGGCTCAAGCCCGACGTCCTGGTGACCGATTGCCCGGAATGCCTGTTCAACCTGCGACCGACCTTCGACGCCCCCATCCTGTTGGTCACCGCCTACGGCAGTTTCATGCCCAGCGAAGAAGCGAGCGCCCTCGCCCCCTTGCTGCAACAGGCCCGGCCGTTGGCGCGCCATGCGCTTTACCAGATTTTGCGTCGTGCCTTGCAAAGCGAGGCGACCACGATCAATGAAGCGCAGATAGAAGCCTCGGCCCCCGCCTTGCGTGCTCGCGTGCTGCTGGTGGAAGACAACCCCGTCAACCAACTGGTGGCCAAGGGGATGCTGATCAAACTGGGGTGTGAAGTGGTTGTCGCGGCCCATGGCGCCGAGGGCCTGGACCAGCTCGAACAACGGGAATTCGACCTCGTCTTGATGGACTGCAACATGCCGGTCATGGACGGTTACGAAGCCAGCCGGCAGATCCGCCGCAGCGGGCGCTGGCCGGACCTGCCGATTGTCGCGCTGACGGCCAACGCCATGCCCGAGGAACGGGAGCGCTGCCGGGCCGCTGGCATGAGCGACTATCTGTCCAAGCCGTTCCGTCGCGAAGAACTGGCCGCACTGCTGGATCAATGGGTGCCCACTACGTCAGCGCTTTGA
- a CDS encoding MarR family winged helix-turn-helix transcriptional regulator, translating to MNDLPVDSLKLDSQLCFKLYAASRAVIRGYKPMLEQLGLTYPQYLAMLVLWEWQDNTPEQPTVKALGERLLLDSGTLTPLLKRLEQLELVQRQRSARDEREVHLSLSESGKALREQVGPLKARLLCDSGVDLDRLGDLRDGLDHLLAQIKALT from the coding sequence ATGAATGATCTGCCAGTCGATTCGCTGAAGCTCGACAGCCAGCTGTGCTTCAAGTTGTACGCCGCATCGCGGGCGGTGATCCGTGGCTACAAGCCGATGCTGGAACAGCTTGGCCTGACCTACCCGCAATACCTGGCGATGCTCGTACTGTGGGAATGGCAGGACAACACGCCGGAGCAGCCGACTGTAAAAGCCCTGGGCGAACGCTTGCTGCTCGATTCAGGCACGCTGACGCCGCTGCTCAAGCGTTTGGAACAGCTGGAGCTGGTCCAGCGCCAGCGTTCGGCCCGGGATGAACGCGAGGTGCACCTGAGCCTGTCGGAAAGCGGAAAGGCGTTGCGTGAGCAAGTCGGCCCGCTCAAGGCTCGCTTGTTGTGCGACAGCGGCGTCGATCTGGATCGCTTGGGCGACCTGCGCGATGGCCTGGACCACCTGTTGGCCCAGATCAAAGCGCTGACGTAG
- a CDS encoding glutathione peroxidase: MTDNLLSIPCTTIKGEEKTLADFAGKAVLVVNTASQCGFTPQYKGLEALWQSYKDQGLVVLGFPCNQFGKQEPGNEGAISEFCELNFGVSFPLFKKVEVNGANAHPLFVQLKQRAPGVLGSKGIKWNFTKFLIGKDGQVVRRFAPTTKPQDLTAEIEALLK; this comes from the coding sequence ATGACTGACAATTTGCTGAGCATTCCCTGCACCACCATCAAGGGTGAAGAAAAGACCCTCGCGGATTTCGCCGGCAAGGCCGTTTTGGTGGTCAATACTGCCAGCCAATGTGGCTTTACCCCGCAGTACAAGGGGCTTGAGGCATTGTGGCAGTCCTACAAGGACCAGGGGCTGGTGGTACTGGGTTTTCCCTGCAATCAGTTCGGCAAGCAGGAGCCAGGCAACGAAGGCGCCATTTCCGAGTTTTGCGAGCTCAATTTCGGCGTGAGCTTTCCACTGTTCAAGAAAGTCGAAGTCAACGGCGCCAATGCCCATCCATTGTTCGTCCAGCTCAAGCAGCGGGCGCCTGGCGTGCTGGGGTCCAAGGGCATCAAATGGAATTTCACCAAGTTCCTGATCGGCAAGGACGGCCAAGTGGTCAGGCGCTTTGCCCCGACCACCAAGCCCCAGGACCTCACCGCCGAGATCGAAGCCCTGCTCAAATGA
- the msrB gene encoding peptide-methionine (R)-S-oxide reductase MsrB — protein sequence MEKLEKTLEEWREMLDPEQYNVCRLKGTERPFSGKYNETKIDGVYHCICCNEPLFDSTTKFDSGCGWPSFYAPIEGRAVVEIRDVSHGMIRTEVVCAKCDAHLGHVFPDGPPPTGLRYCINSVCLDLVPRE from the coding sequence ATGGAAAAGTTGGAGAAAACCCTTGAAGAATGGCGTGAGATGCTCGATCCGGAGCAATACAACGTCTGCAGGCTCAAAGGCACCGAGCGACCGTTCTCCGGCAAATACAACGAGACCAAGATCGACGGCGTTTACCACTGCATTTGCTGCAACGAACCGCTGTTTGATTCGACGACCAAGTTCGATTCGGGCTGTGGCTGGCCGAGTTTCTACGCGCCGATCGAAGGCCGCGCGGTGGTGGAAATACGGGATGTGAGCCATGGCATGATTCGCACCGAGGTGGTCTGCGCCAAATGCGACGCGCACCTGGGCCACGTCTTCCCCGACGGCCCGCCGCCTACCGGCTTGCGTTATTGCATCAACTCGGTGTGCCTGGATCTGGTGCCGCGCGAGTAA
- a CDS encoding pyridoxal phosphate-dependent aminotransferase translates to MQVSKSNKLANVCYDIRGPVLKHAKRLEEEGHRILKLNIGNPAPFGFEAPDEILQDVIRNLPTAQGYSDSKGLFSARKAVMQYYQQKQVEGIGIEDIYLGNGVSELIVMSMQALLNNGDEVLVPAPDYPLWTAAVSLSGGNPVHYLCDEQADWFPDLADIKAKITPNTKALVIINPNNPTGAVYSREVLLGMLELARQHNLVVFSDEIYDKILYDDAVHVCTASLAPDLLCLTFNGLSKSYRVAGFRSGWIAISGPKHHAQSYIEGIDMLANMRLCANVPSQHAIQTALGGYQSINDLVLPQGRLLEQRNRTWELLNDIPGVSCVKPMGALYAFPRIDPKVCPIHNDEKFVLDLLLSEKLLVVQGTAFNWPWPDHFRVVTLPRVDDLDQAIGRIGNFLKSYRQ, encoded by the coding sequence ATGCAGGTCAGCAAATCGAACAAGCTCGCCAACGTCTGCTACGACATTCGCGGCCCGGTGCTCAAGCACGCCAAACGCCTGGAAGAGGAAGGCCACCGCATCCTCAAGCTGAACATCGGCAACCCGGCGCCCTTTGGTTTCGAAGCGCCCGATGAGATCCTCCAGGACGTCATCCGCAACCTGCCGACCGCCCAGGGCTACAGCGACTCCAAAGGCCTGTTCAGTGCGCGCAAGGCCGTGATGCAGTATTACCAGCAGAAGCAGGTCGAGGGCATCGGTATCGAGGACATCTACCTGGGCAACGGCGTGTCCGAGCTGATCGTGATGTCCATGCAGGCCCTGCTCAACAACGGCGATGAAGTGCTGGTACCGGCACCGGACTATCCGCTGTGGACGGCTGCCGTGAGCCTGTCCGGCGGCAATCCGGTGCATTACTTGTGCGATGAACAAGCCGATTGGTTTCCCGACCTGGCGGACATCAAGGCCAAGATCACGCCCAACACCAAGGCCCTGGTGATCATCAATCCGAACAACCCGACCGGCGCCGTCTATTCCCGGGAAGTGTTGCTGGGCATGCTGGAACTGGCCCGCCAGCACAACCTGGTGGTGTTTTCCGACGAGATCTACGACAAGATCCTGTACGACGACGCCGTGCACGTCTGCACCGCCTCCCTTGCGCCCGACCTTCTTTGCCTGACCTTCAACGGTTTGTCCAAGTCCTATCGCGTCGCCGGCTTCCGCTCCGGCTGGATCGCCATTTCCGGGCCCAAGCATCACGCCCAGAGCTACATCGAAGGCATCGACATGCTGGCCAACATGCGCCTGTGCGCCAACGTGCCGAGCCAGCACGCGATCCAGACGGCGCTGGGTGGCTACCAGAGCATCAACGACCTGGTCCTGCCCCAGGGCCGGCTGCTGGAGCAACGCAACCGTACGTGGGAATTGCTCAACGACATCCCTGGCGTCAGCTGCGTCAAGCCAATGGGGGCCTTGTATGCCTTCCCACGGATCGACCCGAAAGTCTGCCCAATCCACAACGACGAAAAATTCGTCCTCGACCTGCTGCTGTCCGAGAAGCTGCTGGTCGTCCAGGGCACGGCGTTCAACTGGCCATGGCCGGATCATTTCCGCGTCGTGACCCTGCCACGGGTCGACGACCTCGACCAGGCCATCGGCCGCATCGGCAACTTCCTCAAGTCCTACCGCCAGTAG
- the htpX gene encoding protease HtpX, with protein sequence MMRILLFLATNLAVVLIASITLSLFGFNGFMAANGVDLNLNQLLIFCAVFGFAGSLFSLFISKWMAKMSTGTQIISQPRTRHEQWLLQTVEQLSREAGIKMPEVGIFPAYEANAFATGWNKNDALVAVSQGLLERFSPDEVKAVLAHEIGHVANGDMVTLALIQGVVNTFVMFFARIIGNFVDKVIFKNEEGQGIAYYVATIFAELVLGILASAIVMWFSRKREFRADDAGARLAGTSAMIGALQRLRAEQGLPVHMPDTLNAFGINGGIKQGLARMFMSHPPLEERIDALRRRG encoded by the coding sequence ATGATGCGCATCCTGCTGTTTTTGGCCACTAACCTGGCGGTCGTGCTGATTGCCAGCATCACCCTGAGCCTTTTCGGCTTCAACGGGTTCATGGCGGCCAACGGGGTTGATCTCAACCTCAATCAGCTGCTGATCTTCTGTGCGGTGTTCGGTTTCGCCGGTTCCCTGTTCTCGCTGTTCATCTCCAAGTGGATGGCGAAGATGAGCACCGGCACCCAGATCATCAGCCAGCCGCGCACTCGCCACGAACAATGGCTGCTGCAGACTGTAGAGCAGCTGTCCCGTGAAGCCGGAATCAAGATGCCCGAAGTCGGGATTTTCCCGGCCTACGAGGCCAACGCCTTTGCCACCGGCTGGAACAAGAACGACGCCCTGGTCGCGGTTAGCCAGGGCCTGCTCGAACGGTTTTCGCCGGACGAAGTCAAGGCCGTACTGGCGCACGAGATCGGTCACGTGGCCAACGGCGACATGGTGACCTTGGCGTTGATCCAGGGCGTGGTGAACACCTTCGTGATGTTCTTCGCCCGCATCATTGGCAACTTTGTCGACAAGGTGATCTTCAAGAACGAAGAAGGCCAAGGCATCGCCTATTACGTGGCAACCATTTTCGCCGAGCTGGTACTGGGCATCCTCGCCAGCGCCATCGTCATGTGGTTCTCGCGTAAACGCGAATTCCGCGCCGATGACGCCGGTGCCCGCCTGGCCGGCACCAGCGCCATGATCGGCGCCCTGCAACGCCTGCGGGCCGAGCAGGGTCTGCCGGTGCACATGCCCGACACCTTGAATGCCTTTGGCATCAACGGCGGCATCAAGCAGGGCCTGGCCCGCATGTTCATGAGCCACCCGCCGCTGGAAGAGCGAATCGACGCACTGCGTCGCCGTGGTTGA
- a CDS encoding thiopurine S-methyltransferase has translation MDPEFWHKRWSANQIGFHLPQVNPYLQRFWPQLGLPEETRVLVPLCGKTLDMLWLAEQGCSVLGVELSEKAVTDFFREHQLEPNVSEEGAFKVFRAGAIEIRCGDFFALTPLDVVDCATLYDRAALIALPAPMRERYVAHLQRILPDCVGLLITLDYNQDEMPGPPFSVGHDEVQRLLGGGWQLEVLLEQDVLGESWKFLQAGVKRLDERVYLLSRL, from the coding sequence ATGGATCCCGAGTTTTGGCATAAGCGCTGGTCCGCCAACCAGATCGGCTTTCATCTGCCGCAAGTGAACCCTTACCTTCAGCGTTTCTGGCCCCAGTTGGGATTGCCTGAAGAGACACGAGTGTTGGTGCCCCTGTGCGGTAAGACCCTGGATATGCTGTGGTTGGCCGAGCAGGGTTGCTCAGTGCTCGGCGTGGAACTGTCGGAAAAAGCTGTCACTGATTTTTTCCGGGAGCACCAGCTTGAGCCGAACGTGAGTGAGGAGGGCGCCTTCAAGGTATTTCGTGCCGGTGCCATCGAAATTCGCTGCGGCGATTTCTTTGCTTTGACGCCATTGGATGTCGTTGATTGCGCGACGTTGTATGACCGCGCGGCATTGATCGCCTTGCCGGCGCCGATGCGCGAGCGGTACGTGGCCCACTTGCAGCGGATATTGCCAGACTGTGTCGGACTGTTGATTACGCTCGATTACAATCAGGACGAAATGCCTGGACCGCCGTTTTCCGTTGGGCATGACGAGGTGCAGCGGTTACTGGGTGGGGGCTGGCAGCTGGAGGTCTTGCTGGAGCAGGATGTGTTGGGAGAGAGCTGGAAATTCTTGCAGGCGGGTGTGAAGCGGTTGGATGAGCGGGTGTATCTCCTTTCCAGGCTTTGA
- a CDS encoding DODA-type extradiol aromatic ring-opening family dioxygenase, with protein MLPSLFISHGSPMLALEPGESGPALARLAAQLPRPKAIVVVSAHWESDELLVSANPQPRTWHDFGGFPPALYEVQYPAPGDPRLARQVADMLNAAHLPARLDPQRPSDHGVWVPLLLMYPEADIPVVQVSLPSRQGPTLQTRVGHALANLREQDVLVIGSGSITHNLRDLDWNAGPDSIEPWAKAFRDWIVEQLAANNEPALHDYRRQAPNAVRSHPSDEHLLPLFFARSAGGKFSVAHAGFTMGTLGMDIYRFD; from the coding sequence ATGCTGCCCAGCCTGTTTATTTCCCATGGCTCACCCATGCTTGCCCTGGAACCCGGCGAAAGCGGCCCGGCCCTGGCTCGCCTGGCCGCACAACTGCCCAGGCCCAAGGCCATTGTCGTAGTCTCGGCTCATTGGGAGAGCGATGAGCTGCTGGTCAGCGCCAATCCGCAGCCACGCACCTGGCACGACTTCGGCGGCTTTCCACCTGCATTGTATGAAGTGCAATACCCAGCGCCTGGCGATCCTCGACTGGCAAGACAGGTGGCAGACATGCTCAACGCCGCGCATCTGCCGGCACGCCTCGACCCTCAGCGGCCATCCGACCATGGCGTCTGGGTGCCGTTATTGTTGATGTATCCCGAGGCGGATATTCCCGTGGTACAGGTCTCTTTGCCTAGCCGCCAGGGGCCGACGCTGCAAACGCGAGTCGGTCACGCGTTGGCGAACCTGCGCGAACAAGACGTGCTGGTGATCGGTTCCGGAAGCATTACGCACAACCTGCGCGACCTGGATTGGAACGCCGGCCCCGACAGCATCGAGCCGTGGGCCAAGGCGTTTCGTGATTGGATAGTCGAGCAACTGGCGGCCAACAACGAGCCCGCGCTGCACGATTACCGCCGACAGGCGCCCAATGCCGTGCGCAGCCATCCCAGCGATGAGCATTTGTTGCCGCTGTTTTTTGCTCGCAGCGCCGGTGGAAAATTCAGCGTTGCCCATGCAGGTTTCACCATGGGAACACTGGGGATGGATATCTATCGGTTCGACTGA
- a CDS encoding DEAD/DEAH box helicase, protein MTQEIGGFAALELHPNIVAAVVATGYEEPSAIQQQSIPIILAGHDMIGQAQTGTGKTAAFALPILHRIDPSKREPQALILAPTRELALQVATAFETYAKQMPGVTVVAVYGGAPMGPQLKAIRNGAQIVVATPGRLCDHLRRDEKVLATVNHLVLDEADEMLKLGFMDDLEVIFKAMPETRQTVLFSATLPQSIRAIAERHLRDPKHVKIQSKTQTVTAIEQAHLLVHADQKTSAVLSLLEVEDFDALIMFVRTKQATLDLASALEAKGYKAAALNGDIAQNQRERVIDSLKDGRLDIVVATDVAARGLDVPRITHVFNVDMPYDPESYVHRIGRTGRAGREGRALLLVTPRERRMLQVIERVTGQKVAEVRLPDAQAVLDARIKKLTNSLSPLVADAESTHGDLLDRLTADIGCTPRALAAALLRKATNGQALNLAAIEKERPLVPNSAPRGDRPERSGDRPDRGDRERRAPIPLAEGRARCRTALGARDGIAAKNLLGAILNEGGLAREAIGRIQVRDSFSLVELPEDGLEKLLTKLKDTRVAGKQLKLRRYRED, encoded by the coding sequence ATGACCCAGGAAATCGGCGGCTTCGCCGCTCTTGAACTTCATCCCAATATTGTCGCTGCAGTAGTCGCTACCGGCTATGAAGAGCCTTCGGCCATTCAGCAGCAGTCGATCCCGATCATTCTCGCCGGTCACGATATGATTGGTCAGGCGCAAACCGGTACGGGTAAGACCGCCGCGTTCGCACTGCCGATCCTGCACCGCATTGATCCGTCCAAGCGCGAGCCGCAAGCTCTGATCCTGGCCCCAACCCGTGAGTTGGCGCTACAAGTTGCAACCGCTTTCGAAACCTACGCCAAGCAAATGCCAGGCGTGACTGTCGTGGCTGTCTACGGCGGCGCGCCGATGGGCCCACAACTGAAAGCAATCCGTAATGGCGCACAAATCGTTGTCGCCACCCCGGGCCGTCTGTGCGACCACCTGCGTCGCGACGAAAAAGTCCTCGCCACCGTGAACCACCTGGTTCTCGACGAAGCGGACGAAATGCTCAAGCTGGGCTTCATGGACGACTTGGAAGTCATCTTCAAGGCCATGCCTGAGACTCGCCAGACCGTCCTGTTCTCGGCTACCTTGCCTCAGTCGATCCGTGCCATCGCCGAACGCCATCTGCGCGATCCGAAGCACGTGAAGATCCAGAGCAAGACCCAGACCGTCACCGCGATCGAGCAGGCTCACCTGCTGGTTCACGCCGACCAGAAGACCTCTGCCGTCCTGAGCCTGCTGGAAGTCGAGGATTTCGACGCCCTGATCATGTTCGTGCGCACCAAGCAAGCGACCCTGGACCTGGCCAGCGCCCTGGAAGCCAAAGGCTACAAGGCTGCTGCGCTGAACGGCGACATCGCCCAGAACCAGCGTGAACGCGTGATCGATTCCCTCAAGGATGGCCGCCTGGACATCGTTGTGGCGACCGACGTCGCTGCCCGTGGCCTGGACGTGCCGCGCATCACCCACGTGTTCAACGTGGACATGCCGTACGATCCGGAGTCCTACGTTCACCGTATCGGCCGTACCGGCCGTGCCGGTCGCGAAGGTCGCGCGCTGCTGCTGGTGACCCCGCGCGAGCGCCGTATGCTGCAAGTCATCGAGCGTGTGACGGGCCAGAAGGTGGCTGAAGTTCGCCTGCCGGACGCCCAGGCCGTTCTCGATGCGCGCATCAAGAAGCTGACCAACAGCCTGTCGCCGCTGGTGGCTGACGCCGAGTCGACCCACGGTGATCTGCTTGATCGCCTGACCGCCGACATCGGTTGCACCCCGCGTGCCCTGGCCGCTGCCCTGCTGCGCAAGGCCACCAACGGCCAAGCACTGAACCTGGCTGCAATCGAGAAGGAACGTCCACTGGTGCCGAACAGCGCACCGCGTGGCGACCGTCCTGAGCGCAGCGGTGATCGTCCGGACCGTGGTGATCGCGAGCGTCGTGCACCGATCCCGCTGGCCGAAGGCCGTGCCCGTTGCCGTACCGCGCTGGGCGCTCGTGACGGCATTGCCGCCAAGAACCTGCTTGGCGCGATCCTCAACGAAGGCGGCCTGGCCCGCGAAGCCATCGGTCGTATCCAGGTGCGTGACAGCTTCAGCCTGGTGGAACTGCCGGAAGATGGCCTGGAGAAGTTGCTGACCAAGCTCAAGGACACCCGCGTGGCCGGCAAGCAGCTCAAGCTGCGTCGCTACCGCGAGGATTGA
- a CDS encoding spermidine synthase, whose amino-acid sequence MTEERVEHLLAEVHDEFGMIRVFEVADYRFLEFGDAIEQSCVFTADPSWLEYDYTRAMLIGALCHQQPESALFLGLGAGTLTQACLKFLPLEDVEAIELRPDVPRLAIEYLGLDDDPRLYIRVGDALQLLETAEPADLIFVDLYTDVGPGVGHLAWGFLENCQKRLNPGGWLVINQWATDDGKPLGAALLRGLYHRHYWELPVKEGNVILIVPADLDQELDMEGLVARAEGLAPRLGYSLQSLIKAIRPAT is encoded by the coding sequence ATGACAGAGGAGCGCGTCGAGCATTTGCTCGCCGAGGTGCACGACGAGTTCGGGATGATTCGCGTGTTCGAAGTGGCCGATTACCGGTTTCTCGAATTCGGCGATGCCATCGAGCAGAGCTGCGTGTTCACAGCCGATCCGAGCTGGCTCGAATATGACTACACCCGCGCCATGCTCATTGGCGCGTTGTGTCACCAGCAGCCGGAAAGCGCGCTGTTCCTGGGGCTAGGCGCCGGCACCTTGACCCAGGCGTGCCTCAAGTTCCTGCCGCTGGAAGACGTCGAGGCGATCGAACTGCGCCCCGATGTACCGCGCCTGGCTATTGAATATCTGGGGCTGGATGATGATCCGCGCTTGTACATCCGCGTCGGCGATGCCCTGCAATTGCTCGAAACGGCAGAGCCGGCGGACCTCATTTTTGTCGATCTTTATACGGACGTCGGTCCTGGTGTAGGCCACCTGGCGTGGGGATTCCTGGAGAACTGCCAGAAGCGCCTCAACCCCGGTGGTTGGCTGGTGATCAACCAATGGGCCACCGACGACGGCAAGCCGTTGGGCGCGGCGCTGTTGCGAGGCCTTTATCACCGGCATTATTGGGAGCTGCCGGTGAAGGAGGGCAACGTGATCCTGATCGTGCCTGCGGACCTGGACCAGGAGCTGGACATGGAAGGCTTGGTTGCCCGTGCCGAGGGACTGGCGCCGCGATTGGGCTATTCGTTGCAGTCGTTGATCAAGGCGATTCGCCCGGCGACGTGA